In the genome of Raphanus sativus cultivar WK10039 chromosome 4, ASM80110v3, whole genome shotgun sequence, one region contains:
- the LOC130511235 gene encoding uncharacterized protein LOC130511235, which translates to MTDKERETELREENAEEREAVRNDEGVVLVGDERGEIESADTMVETEKKDLEGGYETEDEEDMKSGKREKMDEAEDTLGRFEYEIEESVADFEDEIPTERNEIPESSDDSSEDEIDKWLLKTKYKYHSCTPNGKCKLLKSPVIARLFLDKLRQKADLMPEEIQQIIKEKWKIVSTRNQCQRGRLLALKWLEKEYEEQFAHLRGYTHEIMVTNQGSTAIVDTYKNKAGEDVFKGFYVCFGVLRDTWRGYCRPIIRLDGTFLKRAVKGVLLTAVGHDANNQIYPIAWAVVQSETTDSWLWFIKKIKDDLVLQDGNRFVIISDRSKD; encoded by the exons atgacagataaagagagagagacagaatTGAGAGAAGAGAATGCAGAGGAGAGAGAGGCAGTGAGGAACGATGAAGGGGTTGTGCTTGTTGG gGATGAAAGAGGTGAAATCGAAAGTGCTGACACCATGGTtgaaacagagaagaaagaCTTAGAAGGAGGTTATGAGACAGAGGACGAGGAAGACATGAAATCTGGAAAACGAGAAAAGATGGATGAAGCTGAGGATACTCTTGGTCGATTTGAGTATGAGATCGAGGAATCAGTAGCTGATTTTGAGGATGAGATTCCAACGGAGAGAAACGAGATTCCAGAGAGCTCAGATGACTCCTCCGAGGATGAGATTGAT AAATGGTTGCTGAAGACGAAGTACAAGTATCATAGCTGCACTCCGAATGGAAAATGCAAGCTGTTGAAAAGTCCGGTGATTGCAAGACTATTTTTGGATAAGCTGAGACAGAAAGCAGATTTGATGCCTGAGGAGATTCAACAGATTATAAAGGAGAAGTGGAAAATAGTCAGTACACGGAATCAGTGCCAAAGAGGCAGACTTTTAGCTCTGAAATGGCTTGAGAAAGAGTATGAGGAGCAATTTGCTCATCTTCGAGGATACACACATGAGATCATGGTGACAAATCAGGGTTCCACAGCCATTGTAGACACATACAAAAACAAAGCAGGGGAAGATGTTTTCAAAGGTTTTTATGTGTGCTTTGGGGTTCTTCGGGACACTTGGAGAGGATATTGTAGGCCAATTATCAGACTTGATGGTACTTTCTTGAAGAGAGCTGTGAAAGGGGTGTTGCTAACTGCTGTTGGACATGATGCTAACAATCAAATCTACCCGATTGCTTGGGCCGTTGTTCAGTCTGAGACAACTGATAGTTGGCTatggtttattaaaaaaataaaagatgattTAGTTCTGCAAGATGGGAATAGGTTTGTCATCATTTCAGATAGATCAAAGGACTGA
- the LOC108834178 gene encoding uncharacterized protein LOC108834178, which translates to MESELPNAEHRKCVKHIVENVKKDHAKKELLKPRIWDIARSYTKSEFDYNVRKLKAYDLALYNDVMKELPETWSRYAYKLGSCCEDVDNNATESFNSTITKARAKSMVPMLEMISWQAMVRIAKRHITSMRHEGVCSKYVVNLLGEEKKIADECVMTPATRGVFEVSVDNDRHNVNTIRHTCSCGKWQISGVPCEHAYGAMIDKGLNVDDYVSNFFSTLMWQYIYNTILEPVRGPRVWMKLGLGLIVAPPEPDQPGRKKKKKQKKFPSIKGKFESPKKKKKKREAEKLGRAGWKVHCSSCGEAGHNALGCKVHPKKKMKKTHQTVEEGTSSHVHEEIRLTQPTKSTQAQD; encoded by the exons ATGGAGTCAGAGTTACCGAATGCTGAGCATAGAAAGTGTGTGAAACACATTGTGGAGAATGTGAAGAAGGATCATGCCAAGAAAGAATTGCTGAAACCAAGGATATGGGATATTGCTCGCAGCTATACGAAGTCAGAATTTGACTACAATGTCAGGAAGTTAAAAGCATATGATTTGGCCTTGTACAATGATGTTATGAAGGAGCTGCCGGAAACTTGGTCTCGATATGCTTACAAGCTTGGAAGCTGCTGTGAAGACGTTGACAACAACGCAACAGAGTCCTTTAACTCTACTATCACAAAAGCTAGAGCTAAATCAATGGTCCCCATGCTTGAGATGATAAGTTGGCAAGCAATGGTACGCATCGCCAAAAGACACATCACATCGATGAGGCATGAGGGGGTTTGTTCAAAGTATGTAGTTAATCTACttggagaggagaagaagatcgCAGATGAATGTGTGATGACACCTGCAACCCGTGGAGTCTTTGAGGTCTCTGTAGACAACGATAGACATAATGTCAACACAATAAGGCATACATGTTCATGCGGAAAATGGCAAATAAGTGGGGTTCCGTGTGAACACGCTTATGGAGCAATGATTGATAAAGGTTTGAATGTTGATGATTATGTCTCAAACTTCTTCTCTACCTTGATGTGGCAATATATTTACAACACCATTCTAGAACCTGTTAGAGGACCACGAGTATGGATGAAGTTGGGTTTAGGATTGATAGTTGCTCCTCCTGAGCCTGATCAACCagggagaaagaagaagaagaagcaaaagaagtTTCCTAGCATAAAAGGCAAATTTGAAtcaccaaagaagaagaagaaaaagagggaAGCAGAGAAGCTTGGAAGGGCTGGTTGGAAAGTCCATTGTAGTTCATGCGGTGAGGCAGGCCATAATGCACTTGGTTGCAAAGTCCAtccaaagaagaagatgaagaagacacACCAAACCGTGGAAGAG GGCACTTCTTCTCATGTTCATGAAGAAATCAGACTTACACAACCTACTAAATCTACTCAAGCTCAAGACTAG